The proteins below are encoded in one region of Nilaparvata lugens isolate BPH chromosome X, ASM1435652v1, whole genome shotgun sequence:
- the LOC120354883 gene encoding nucleolin 2-like isoform X2, producing the protein MLLQDGELEDIINEVDDRNNIEEILKRAYVLVASKLKTMATKSDSEVLKNLLSNRPELRRMRNEGLIKDLPQWLQEKLYIYLKLSSDEDSPDENSSDEDSPDENPSDEKSPDENSSDEDSPDENSSNEDSPDENSSDEDSPDENPSDENSSDEDSPDENSSNEDSPDENSSDEDSPDENSSDEKSPDENSSDEDSSDDDSSNEDSSESEDEISTLYNNLPGEKYVIGFKDDCFRLLSEFSKSKNQNFRDFAEVWKKMGFSAISILYDLHEEAGVEDHGEFLNHAVPEMFLIAKTFMLPEYPKSYRKGALYLLYALYYKQPINTDDALVE; encoded by the exons ATGTTGTTACAAGATGGGGAATTAGAAGACATCATTAATGAAGTTGATGACCGTAACAATATTGAAGAAATACTGAAAAGGGCCTATGTACTTGTGGCTTCAAAACTGAAAACTATGGCTACAAAAAGTGACAGTGAAGTCCTCAAAAATCTATTATCGAACCGCCCTGAACTGAGGCGTATGAGAAATGAAGGTTTAATTAAGGACCTGCCACAATGGCTTCAGgaaaaactatatatatatttgaaattgtcaTCCGATGAAGACTCTCCCGATGAAAATTCTTCCGATGAGGATTCTCCCGATGAAAATCCTTCCGATGAGAAATCTCCCGATGAAAATTCTTCCGATGAGGACTCTCCCGATGAAAATTCTTCCAATGAGGACTCTCCCGATGAAAATTCTTCCGATGAGGATTCTCCCGATGAAAATCCTTCCGATGAAAATTCTTCCGATGAGGACTCTCCCGATGAAAATTCTTCCAATGAGGACTCTCCCGATGAAAATTCTTCCGATGAGGATTCTCCCGATGAAAATTCTTCCGATGAGAAATCTCCCGATGAAAATTCTTCCGATGAGGACTCTTCTGATGATGATTCTTCCAATGAGGATTCTTCAGAAAGCGAAGATGAGATTTCTACCTTGTATAACAATTTACCGGGAGAAAAATATGTTATTGGCTTCAAAGATGATTGTTTTCGATTGCTGTCAGAATTCAGTAAAtcgaaaaatcaaaatttcagaGATTTTGCTGAAGTATGGAAGAAAATGGGATTCTCCGCGATATCCAT ATTATATGATTTGCATGAAGAAGCTGGCGTAGAAGATCATGGGGAATTCTTGAATCACGCTGTACCGGAAATGTTTCTTATTGCAAAAACGTTCATGCTTCCTGAATATCCGAAGTCTTATAGGAAAGGTGCACTTTACCTGTTATATGCTCTGTATTACAAACAGCCAATCAATACGGACGACGCATTAGTTGAGTGA
- the LOC120354883 gene encoding nucleolin 2-like isoform X1: protein MLLQDGELEDIINEVDDRNNIEEILKRAYVLVASKLKTMATKSDSEVLKNLLSNRPELRRMRNEGLIKDLPQWLQEKLYIYLKLSSDEDSPDENSSDEDSPDENPSDEKSPDENSSDEDSPDENSSNEDSPDENSSDEDSPDENPSDENSSDEDSPDENSSNEDSPDENSSDEDSPDENSSDEKSPDENSSDEDSSDDDSSNEDSSESEDEISTLYNNLPGEKYVIGFKDDCFRLLSEFSKSKNQNFRDFAEVWKKMGFSAISILYDLHEEAGVEDHGEFLNHAVPEMFLIAKTFMLPEYPKSYRKGALYLLYALYYKQPINTDDALVE from the exons ATGTTGTTACAAGATGGGGAATTAGAAGACATCATTAATGAAGTTGATGACCGTAACAATATTGAAGAAATACTGAAAAGGGCCTATGTACTTGTGGCTTCAAAACTGAAAACTATGGCTACAAAAAGTGACAGTGAAGTCCTCAAAAATCTATTATCGAACCGCCCTGAACTGAGGCGTATGAGAAATGAAGGTTTAATTAAGGACCTGCCACAATGGCTTCAGgaaaaactatatatatatttgaaattgtcaTCCGATGAAGACTCTCCCGATGAAAATTCTTCCGATGAGGATTCTCCCGATGAAAATCCTTCCGATGAGAAATCTCCCGATGAAAATTCTTCCGATGAGGACTCTCCCGATGAAAATTCTTCCAATGAGGACTCTCCCGATGAAAATTCTTCCGATGAGGATTCTCCCGATGAAAATCCTTCCGATGAAAATTCTTCCGATGAGGACTCTCCCGATGAAAATTCTTCCAATGAGGACTCTCCCGATGAAAATTCTTCCGATGAGGATTCTCCCGATGAAAATTCTTCCGATGAGAAATCTCCCGATGAAAATTCTTCCGATGAGGACTCTTCTGATGATGATTCTTCCAATGAGGATTCTTCAGAAAGCGAAGATGAGATTTCTACCTTGTATAACAATTTACCGGGAGAAAAATATGTTATTGGCTTCAAAGATGATTGTTTTCGATTGCTGTCAGAATTCAGTAAAtcgaaaaatcaaaatttcagaGATTTTGCTGAAGTATGGAAGAAAATGGGATTCTCCGCGATATCCAT ATTATATGATTTGCATGAAGAAGCAGGCGTAGAAGATCATGGGGAATTCTTGAATCACGCTGTACCGGAAATGTTTCTTATTGCAAAAACGTTCATGCTTCCTGAATATCCGAAGTCTTATAGGAAAGGTGCACTTTACCTGTTATATGCTCTGTATTACAAACAGCCAATCAATACGGACGACGCATTAGTTGAGTGA
- the LOC111052766 gene encoding uncharacterized protein LOC111052766, whose product MPTMPEGQTKVKTVRDYLNEFPDPLPTPDPLPVTSSQDCIMEVEKDGVEGLECNALEELESALGDMKCEEVETDEK is encoded by the coding sequence ATGCCAACAATGCCAGAAGGCCAAACCAAGGTCAAAACTGTAAGGGATTACTTGAATGAGTTTCCTGATCCACTTCCAACCCCAGACCCACTTCCAGTTACCTCTTCTCAAGATTGCATTATGGAAGTAGAAAAAGACGGAGTGGAGGGGCTGGAATGTAATGCACTTGAAGAGCTCGAAAGTGCACTTGGAGATATGAAATGTGAAGAGGTGGAGACTGATGAGAAATAA